Part of the Pleurocapsa minor HA4230-MV1 genome, ATTTTTCCCTCCCAAGGAAAAAAAACGTCAGAAACGATTCCCGACTACTTATGGATATCCAGAGGAGAAATGCTGACAAGTACTCTCTTAGTTTCTCGTGAGTTAGCCGTAAAAACTTTGTTTAAACCTGGACTGATCAAACATCAAGATTTAGACTTTGTAATTAGGTTAGAACAACAAGGAGCTACATTCATTTTTGTACCTCAAGTTTTGACAATTTGGCATAATGAATCCCGAAGCGATCGCACTTCAAAAATCAACAACTATCAACTTTCTTTAAACTGGATTAATACTTATCAAGACCACATTTGTGATCGAGCAATTAAAGGATTTATCTTGAAGGAAGTCGCCCCAAAAATGCTCGTAGATGCTGAAAAAAAACCACAGGCAATTAAAATACTAGTAGCAGGACTACGGGATCGACTTATTCCCCTGAACTATTTTTTATTTTTATTGATTAAACAAGCAGTGCCTCGCAAATATCAGTTACTTTTAAAAGCTTTATTCCAAAAGGCTAAGTTGATTAGTAATATTTAATTAATCTCAAAATTAATAAATCTAAAAAATTATCAGATAATCATGATTACGGAGAAAATTGAACAAATTAAATGCAAAGAAATTTAATCAATGGCGATGCCAATAGCTTTATCAGTCGCAAAAATGACAAAGTAATCTTCTTATTTATCGGTCTAGCCCTATGGTTTTTTTCACCGATTTTAGGTGTTTTTGCACTGCTCTATTTCGTCCACTTAAATAAGAAAGAAAAGAGTCGACTTAATCTACTAATTATTTTAGTAGTAGTTCTTACTCTTACAGTTTTTGTCTCTTCTGTCGATATAATTTCCGATTTAGCAGTTTATGTTGATAACTATGAAATGCTAGGAAAAGAAACTCCTTTTGAGGTTTCTGGAGGAGGCGGATTTGAGTTTGTCATGTGGCTACTTAGCTATCCAATTTATTTGTTTTCTGGAGGCTCTAGATATGCCTTTGTCTTCTTTTGGTCATTAGCTATTAATTTGGCAACTTTTTTTGTAATTGTCAAAGCATTTTCTCCCAAAAACTATGCACTATTAGCTTTATTTATTGTCAGTACACCTAATTTTATTGGTTATCAAGCATTTTTACTCAGACAATATATCGCCACTATAATTTTTTTAATTGCTTTGATTTTTATTGATAAAAAAGTCTGGATGTGGGGATTATATTTATTAAGTGTATTAACGCATATTGGAAACATCCTCTATTTACCAATTTTACTGTTATACAATAAAGTTAAACTTTTAGAATCTAAAGTAACAGTATTTTGTATAGTTTTATTTGGCATAACCGCAGCTTTTAGTACTTCGATTGTTTTCGATTTATCTTCTTTTATAGCTAAATTTTTACCGTCTCCCTATTCTTCAATTATCTTAATTAAAACCTACCGCTATGGTAGACAGCAAGTTCAATCTGAGGATTTGGGCATTGCCTTTGTCGAGCAAGTTATCGTTTTTCTGATTATTATCTTTTTAGTAAATAATAAAGTAGTCAAAAGTCCTCAAGAAAAAGTACTTAAATTTTTATATCCGATCTTTTTAGCAATTATGCTGATGGGACGCAATATCTTCTTGTTTTCCAACAGATTTGCTTTTATCTTTTTCCCTTTTGGCGGATTATTCTACTACTTTATAATTGAGCATAAATTAAAAATCTTTAAAAAAGAAATTATTATTTACCTACTGTTAGCCAAAATTGCATATTTCATCTATTTTATGAATATTATGAATGACGGTAAAACTGTATTGACTTTCATGCACGGTAATACCCTTGGTTCTAACCTGTTCGACTATATTGAAATAGTTTATGATGGCTTTACCGAAGACGTTAAAATCAAAGAGCTACCCGATCGCATTATTATTTAGATGAGATCGCTAAACAAGATCTAGCGTAATATAAGCACCAAGAAAACAAAGCAAAATGTGGCTCAACTGACTCAAAATGAAGCTATAAGAAGTTATGATGCTAGAGCTAAATTCTTAAGAGAAAACCGCCCGATAAATTTCCGAGCGGAGTGTGGTGTGAGGAGTGAACGGAAACTTTTGTCTCCGCCCTCTATCATTCTAAAATAGAACTTTGAAATTGCCAGAATTTTCTAGCTGAAACAGCACAAATCTTAAGTTTTATTGCGATAAATTAGGAAAAAATCAAAAATAATGGGTTAGGTGGCATAAATATGTAAAAACCAGCCGATCGCAATTCCCAAAAAGACAAAACGTATTACCTGCCAAAAAATATCGGGTAAGAGAACACTTTCGAGGGTTAGCTCCAGGCGATCCAATTCTTGTTGTAGACTGCGTAGTTCAGTTTTCAGAGGTTGAGGCAGAGATTTAGCTTGTTGCTGTTTTAACTCTTGCTGACGCGCTTTAATTTGCGATCGCTTTTCCCAATCTTGTTTAACCTGAGTGTGTCGTAACTGAAGCTGCACCAGAGATTGCTCTACTTCAATCAAGATCTGTGCCAATTCATTTTCTTGAGTATCGCCAGATTTAGGGGATGACATCGCTAAAATTATTAAAATTAAGCATAAAGCAATTTAGAACGACACGATATTAACCTATGTTTAACGTAACGCCGATCTCCAGCAAGCAAAATAAAGTTCCTGCTGAACTAACAGATTTAGAGCTAGCACAGGCTCTAGTTGAACGGAGCGTCATTGCTCACCAAAACTGGCATCGTCTTAAAGGCAATCGAACAGCTCAAGCCAAACAACAGCTAACCTCAGCACTCGTCTTGCTATTAAAAGAACAGCCTGAATTAGCATTACAGCACCTCAATCAAGCAACAGGATGGCTCGATGGCTCACTGGCTTCTCCTCCTTGTCCTGATGCCCAAAAGCGCAAAAAACCTTAAAGCTAAATCACCTGTAAAATAAACTACCTAAATTATGTTGGTTAACGAGAGATAGGCTTAAACCAAAAATGGCGGGACATAGTAAGTGGGCAAATATCAAGCGGCAAAAAGCCAGAGTCGATGCTAAAAAAGGTAAAACCTTTACCCAACTATCGAGGGCAATTATTGTGGCAGCACGCAACGGTGTTGCCGATCCTGATGGTAATTTTCAACTGCGGACAGCAATCAATCAAGCCAAAGCAGCAGGAGTTGCCAATGAAAGTATTGAGCGATCGCTCGCTAAAGGAGCAGGAACTTATCAAGATGGTGAAGCCAGCCTAGAAGAAATCCGCTATGAAGGTTATGGTGCAGGAGGCATAGCGATTTTGGTTGAAGCGTTGACGGATAATCGTAATCGTACCGTTGCCTATCTGCGTACAGCATTTACTAAAAATGGCGGAAACTTAGGAGAGACAGGCTGTGTTAGCTGGATGTTTGAGCAGAAGGGGGTTGTAATTGTCACAGACGTAGATGAGGAAAAATTGCTGGAAGCTTCCATTGAAGGTGGAGCAGACAGTTATGAAATGTACGACGATCGACAAAGTGCCGAAGTACTAACAGAAGTTGCTAACCTCGAAAATTTGAACCAAACTCTGCAAAAATATGATTTTTCGAGCGACGAAATAGAATTACGCTGGATACCCAACAATACGATTGAAGTAAGCGAGCCAGAACAAGGGCGATCGCTGATTAAACTGATTGAAACTCTCGAATCATTGGATGATGTTCAAAAGGTTACCGCTAATTTTGAGCTGAGTGAGGAATTAGCCATAGCTACGAGTTAAAGACTAGGTGTAAAAGCTAAAAGCTAGTTAATCAACAGCGTAGTCTATCAAGCCTAAAAACTACTCTAATAGATTGACAAAGCAATTTTCTTGAGCTATCAAGGATGCCAAAATAAAGTAATAATTTCCTATGCTAAACTATGGAGCAATTTCTAGTAGCGATCGACAACCAGTTCTTCCCTTAGCTGATTTACTATGTCGCAAAAAAACTGAACAATTAGCTCTCTTACCAATTGGCGCAAAAATCAAATCTTTTGAAATTAAACAGCAATCCTTTGATTCTTGCCCTATTCAAGCTTTGCAACGGAACATCAAGCTACCTAACTTTGCCGATTTACAGTCTTATCCACTCAATGTCGATCGCCAGCAGATTGTTAGCCAAGCTCCTGTCATACCGCTTGAATCTCAGTGTAGTTTGAGAACAAATCAAAGATTTTGGTGGCACTGGCTATTATTAACCAGCACTAAAATTTTCATCCTCGTCTCGCTAATTCTATTTCAGTCATCTTCTCAAGCGAGCAACCTTTTAGAGAAAGCCAAAATTTATCTCGATTTAGATTCACAAGCAGCAGCAACTCTACCTCCAAGTAGTACTGTTTTTTTAAGCGATAGCCAAGCTTCGCCATTTAATCGTGCAATTGAACATGCCAGAAAAATTGAACTAGAGCCTTCCTTTGATCCCCAAGCGCGAGCAGACATTATTCGTTGGAGTGAAACAATTCTAGATATTGCTAAAGGAAGAGCGAACGATGGAGATTTAGCGGGGGCGATCGCAGCTGCTAAGTTAATTCCCCAAAATTATTCCTCGACTCAATTAATTGCTCAAGAAGCAAGCGCATCAGTGAAAAACTGGCAGTTAATAGCGCAGACACAGGATCTCAATCACAATTATCTAGCAAAAGCCAAAGCAAAAATCTTAATTAATCCCGATCAGGCATCATCTTACAATCAGGCAATTGCAATTGCACGGCAGATAGTTCCAGGAGCAACAGGATATCTTGAAGCGCGGAATCTAATTAGTCAATGGAATAAGCAAATATATTTAATTGCCGAGCAACGCGCAGACAAGGGGGACTTTCAACAAGCAATTGAAGCTGCTCTTTTAATTACTGAAGATTCTTTATATTATCCACTAGCAAAAGACTCAATCAATCAAAAAATCAAATCGATATATGTAGAATATATAGAGTGAGCAGCCAAGTGTAATTAAGCTCTCCTCACTGCACCCCCAAAAATGATCGAACTACATACCCATACTACTTATTCTGACGGTATTTTAACTCCCCAACAGCTAGTAGATAGAGCTGCTCAGGCAGGGGTCAAAGCGCTGGCGATTACCGATCATGATACATTACATGGTTGGGATGAGGCGATCGCTACGGCGAAACAATACCAGCTGGAAATTGTACCAGGAGTGGAATTAAGTACGGTTCACAAAGGGCGATCGCTACATATTCTCGGTTACTATCCGCAAAGAGCGTTACTAGAAGCGCCTCTAGCAGAACGTTTAGCAGGGAGAAAGCGTCGCGCCAAACAGATGGTAGCTAATTTAGCTCAGATGGGTTATCCCCTAGAATTAGAGCAGTTAGACGGTAATCTAGCCCTAGGTCGTCCGCATATTGCTAGCGCCATGATTAAGGCAGGCTATGTTAGTTCTAGTCAAGAAGCTTTTGAGCGATTTTTAGGCGAAGATCGACCAGCTTATGTCCATTATGAAAAGTTTTCCATTCAAGAAGGCATTGGTTTAATTCGTGATTGTGGGGGAATTCCTGTTTGGGCGCATCCTTATTTATTCCGTGGTGGCAAGGTTG contains:
- a CDS encoding glycosyltransferase, with protein sequence MTGNEGKLISVVIPTYNRSDLIFRAISSVIAQSYSNLEIIVVDDASQEDIAGVIQQINDSRIRYLRHPHNLGGSESRNTGIKHATGEFIAFLDSDDVWLPHKLQSQLDAVKQVATQYNLVCYSKFQLHPNLFYAQSIFPSQGKKTSETIPDYLWISRGEMLTSTLLVSRELAVKTLFKPGLIKHQDLDFVIRLEQQGATFIFVPQVLTIWHNESRSDRTSKINNYQLSLNWINTYQDHICDRAIKGFILKEVAPKMLVDAEKKPQAIKILVAGLRDRLIPLNYFLFLLIKQAVPRKYQLLLKALFQKAKLISNI
- a CDS encoding YebC/PmpR family DNA-binding transcriptional regulator; this encodes MAGHSKWANIKRQKARVDAKKGKTFTQLSRAIIVAARNGVADPDGNFQLRTAINQAKAAGVANESIERSLAKGAGTYQDGEASLEEIRYEGYGAGGIAILVEALTDNRNRTVAYLRTAFTKNGGNLGETGCVSWMFEQKGVVIVTDVDEEKLLEASIEGGADSYEMYDDRQSAEVLTEVANLENLNQTLQKYDFSSDEIELRWIPNNTIEVSEPEQGRSLIKLIETLESLDDVQKVTANFELSEELAIATS
- a CDS encoding EpsG family protein; the protein is MQRNLINGDANSFISRKNDKVIFLFIGLALWFFSPILGVFALLYFVHLNKKEKSRLNLLIILVVVLTLTVFVSSVDIISDLAVYVDNYEMLGKETPFEVSGGGGFEFVMWLLSYPIYLFSGGSRYAFVFFWSLAINLATFFVIVKAFSPKNYALLALFIVSTPNFIGYQAFLLRQYIATIIFLIALIFIDKKVWMWGLYLLSVLTHIGNILYLPILLLYNKVKLLESKVTVFCIVLFGITAAFSTSIVFDLSSFIAKFLPSPYSSIILIKTYRYGRQQVQSEDLGIAFVEQVIVFLIIIFLVNNKVVKSPQEKVLKFLYPIFLAIMLMGRNIFLFSNRFAFIFFPFGGLFYYFIIEHKLKIFKKEIIIYLLLAKIAYFIYFMNIMNDGKTVLTFMHGNTLGSNLFDYIEIVYDGFTEDVKIKELPDRIII
- a CDS encoding PHP domain-containing protein, encoding MIELHTHTTYSDGILTPQQLVDRAAQAGVKALAITDHDTLHGWDEAIATAKQYQLEIVPGVELSTVHKGRSLHILGYYPQRALLEAPLAERLAGRKRRAKQMVANLAQMGYPLELEQLDGNLALGRPHIASAMIKAGYVSSSQEAFERFLGEDRPAYVHYEKFSIQEGIGLIRDCGGIPVWAHPYLFRGGKVEDVLPELLAAGLMGLEVYHPHHGNNKVHRLQQLCQEHNLLMTGGTDYHGYDLDHPENERWQLNQLNLPLSLLEPLKQLALAN